From Elaeis guineensis isolate ETL-2024a chromosome 16, EG11, whole genome shotgun sequence, a single genomic window includes:
- the LOC105059547 gene encoding mitochondrial import inner membrane translocase subunit Tim13 translates to MDPFSSPAPSSGSSGPSTEALMDQVKAQLAQAYAEEFLETVRSKCFAKCITKPGTSLSGSESSCISRCVERYIEATSIIGRALFSSPR, encoded by the exons ATGGATCCTTTCTCGTCTCCGGCGCCATCGAGCGGCTCGTCGGGCCCCTCGACGGAGGCTCTGATGGACCAAGTCAAGGCCCAGCTCGCCCAGGCCTACGCTGAGGAGTTCCTCGAG ACAGTGAGGAGCAAGTGCTTTGCAAAGTGCATTACAAAGCCTGGAACAAGCCTGAGCGGGAGTGAGAGCAGTTGCATCTCTAGGTGTGTGGAAAGGTATATTGAGGCAACAAGTATCATTGGCCGAGCTCTTTTCAGTTCCCCACGCTAG